The DNA sequence CAACTTCTCCCTGTTTCGCACAACCGTTGATCAGGGTAAGGCAGCAAACGAGAATCATCGCTTCTCGAATTGGTTTCATGGTTTGATCCTTCAAGCATAAGTAGCAAAAAAAGTCTTCTGACCCTAAGCATACCGACTCTCGGGAAGACTCAAAACCGATGGCAAGACTGCATTTCCGTTTTTTGTACAAATCTGGCGTAAGTACAAGACTTTGGTGGGGCTTCACGCTACCGGGCGGGATTGAATTTCAAAGCATAGAGGTCGGCATCGTGCATCACAAAACGCAGACGGACCGGCTTTCCCGAGAGTGAGGAAACATCAGTCCCATCCTTCCAACGCACGGTACGGGCAATATGGTCGCCGTAAATCGGTTCGCAGTCGGCCAGCGTGAAGCCGGGCAGGGGATTTCCTTCAACATCCTGAATTTCCACTTGAATCTGTCCGGCAGCACTAGTTGAATAATTGATCTCCAGTTCGTTGCCGGTGAAGGTCAGCAGTTTGGTGATCAGCGTTCCCCCTTCCAGCGGGGCATTGACGGAGGCGACACCGTCCAGTCTGAGTGTATAACGTCGGCCCCCTGTCAGGAACAGTGACATTTCTGCAGGGCCCGTCTGATGAATGCCGATTGCGGCGTAGTTCGCACGGTTCGCCCAGCCATCCTGACCAATCCCGGGGCGAATGAATGACTGGGTGAATTCCCGATCAAAGGGAGCTGCACCGCGGGCACTCATAAACAGAATGTCGGTTGCAGAACCCCGCTTGGCCATGAAGCGGGTGGGGAGCGCGAAGTAGATGTGCGGCGCACGAAAGTAAGGCTGAGTACAGGCGGTATAGAGATGCTCGTTGGGAAGATTGGCGTGCATTTCCTGGAAGGGAGTCCAGTGGATGAAATCCTGCGATGTCGTGCGGGCAATACCACGATAACCTTTGATGAACCGTCTGAAATAACAGACGTATGCATGCTCACTTTCAGACCAGAATGCGTAGTTCTGTGAATCGAAGTACTTGCCCCACGCCTCCGGGATCACCGGATCCGCCTGCAGCGGTTTCCAGTGAATCCCATCCGGGGAGACAAACGCTTTCAGGCCTCCCGGTCCCCGGCGTTTGCGGACTTCGAGATGCTGATTCGGCTGATAAGCGAGCCCACCCAGCGCCTTATATTTTTCGGTCTCAGGTACACCGGGTCGGGTATCGATGAAAGGAGTGAAGTTGTGATTCACCAGAAATTCATTCATCAGGACCACGTTACCTGCAGGGAAGGTGGGATGGTCCGGGTAGATTCCCAGGTCTGGCAGGGTCCAGTGAATCCCATCCTTACTTTCCGCATACAGGGTGACTTCGCCGTCATGATATTGTTCCCAGCCTTTTTTCCAGTGATTGCCCGGCTGGGTATCGCCCCGATAATAAAATTGAAATTGATCATCTGCTTTGAGAACCGTGGCATAATGGCCGTGCGGACGTGGCGGATCAACTGCCGGCATGAGCTGAGGTGTGTGCAGCTTGAGTTCTGTGTCGATCAACTCACCGACCAGAAAGCGATCGACAAACAGTTCCCGGCGGGAACCAATCTCGCGAACCGGCTCTTCAGCGAAAACAACTGACCAGGCAGGAAGCAGCAAAACAGCACACAGGCAGAGGATCTTCATGGTGGCGGACCTCGTCTCTGGTTGGGGCAGAATGAATTTATTCGAAGGAATCGTCAGACGGGGATGTATCTGAAACTTCGAATGTATTCAGCATCGAATGAATCGGTTTCAGATGCGCTGTCAGACTTTGGATGGCTATATTGCAGTCGCGATCTCGGAGCGCATCAACGACGGCCTGGTGTTCGTCTACCATCTGGAATGTCGGTAACGGGAAGAAGTCGATTCCCTGTTGAAAATACTTCATCAATACCTGGTGGAACTGTGTGATCAGTTCCTGGTTGGCAGCCTGCAGGAGGGCTTCGTGGAACAGCAGATCTTTTTCGACAAACTTTTTCAGGAGCAGTCCGTCTGACAGCTGATCGTTCTCCAGCAGCAGATGTTGCTCGTCAACGATCTCCTGCAGTCGATCCAGTTGCAAGTCCGTGATGTTCTGAATTACCATCGGAATGGAACCGAGCTCGATCACCACGCGCAACTGGGCCACTTCCCGCCAGCCTTTTTCACACGTTGTCTGGGGAACCAGAACTTTGCGCAAGACTGATTGAATATCTCCCTCTGCCACAGAAAGGCCCACTTTGGGGCGACCGGTGATGACTCCCAGTCCGCGTAAGTTTCCGACAGCTTCACGAATCACTGAGCGAGACACCCCGAATTCTTCAGTCAGCTTTTCGACAGTTCCCAGATAACTGCCGGGCACCAGCTTCTCTCTCTGGATGCGGAGGCAGATCTGTTCTGCGATTTCTGAGCTTTTGGGAAAAGAGGTTGCCCAGCTATCAGAGTTCAATAGGTCGGTCGGATCTGGCATGTTTCACTTCTCAAGTTTCAACGGGGAGTGAAAGGCTCTGGTGGGGCACAGTTGAGTGAGCTTCATCGAGTAATCATATGCTGATGAGAATTTAATAGAAAATCAACACAACCGCGAAAAAAGTCTGCGGAGGTAGTGGTTATCGATACAGGCATGTGAGTGGTTAAAAGCGGAAGAGATAGGCTGTCTGTTCCGCGGCGTGTTCCAGAGAATTGATCATTTCAATCTCCGCACGCTTCATTGTGAGGTAGTCTTGAATCCGTGATTCACCGAAGTGACGTTGAAACAGGGAGTCTGCTTCCAGGGCAGACAATGCTACCGATAGATCAGAGGGATAGCGCGTCATGCCGCGCGATTCTCGTTCCGCTTCGCTCAATAATGCCGGATCGGTCATGACAGGTTCACCGGGAGAAGCACCCCGGTCGATTCCATCCAGACCGGCACTGAGCAATGCTGAGAGCGCCAGGTAAGGATTGCATGTCGGGTCAGAAGGTTTGAATTCTACATTAACAGTGGCGGATTCCTGCCCCAGAAAGCCGGAGGCCGCACGGAGTGTTGCTTCGCGATTGTCTGGCCCCCAGGAGGCATAACAGGAACTCCAGCAACGTTCGACGAATCGACTATAGGAATTGGTAGTTGGTGCTGTAAACGCCATGACTGCTGGCAGGTGATTCAGAACTCCTGCTGTGAACTGCAGAGCCAGTTCTGAAAGTCCAAAAGCGGCATTGGGATCATAAAACAGATTCTGTTCGCTCTCTTTATCCCAGAGGCTGAAATGGATATGACAGCCATTTCCGGCTGAATCAGGCGACGCTTTAGGCATGAAGGAAATCCGGAAGTCATTCGCCAGGGCGACACCGCGCACGGTTTCTTTGAAAATGACCTGCTGGTCCGCGGAAAGCATGCCGGCCTGATGGCGAATGGGGATTTCATGCTGACCATGGCCCGCTTCCGGGTAATACTTCTCAACCTGCACGCCCTGCTGTTCCAGTGCAGAGAGGATTGGCAGAATGTAGGGGCTGGCCATATCCATGGCTGCGGAACTGAAGCAGTTCGTCTGATCGAGGGGCTCCCAGATGCCATTCACATTGCGATAGATAGTAAACTCGTTTTCAAAAGCCGCCCTGAGGACCAGTCCGCGTTCAGAAAGTCTGTCGAGAAACGTCTGCAATAAATGTCGCGGACAGAGTTCCCAGGGATCTCCCTGGATCGTATTCAGGTTAGAGATCATCCGCGCATGGCCTGGCAGGTAAGGGAGTACCTGAAAGGTATTGATGTCAGGACAAATCCGTACTTCACCCACGGGTTGAAACTGGCTTTCCGGAGGCAGGTGATCGAAGACCGTTACCGAAGCCTGGGCCTGTGTCAGGCCCAGGCCGTGTGCGAGCACATCATCGATACTACCGGGCAGAAACGCTTTGCCCCGCGCGATACCATCGGGGCCGACATAAATCGCCCGCACCAGTTCCACGTTGTATTCCCGCAGCTGTTTTTCCAGTAGATCGCGCTGCATCTGCGTCTCTCTGTTGTCTGAAGTGATAGTAGAGTGAAAAGAGTGATGTCCTGAGTTAGCGCATCACGACTGCCGTCTTTTTAATCTGTTTATGGCAGGCGATGCAGGTCATCGTCAGATGCAGATAGCTGAGCGAGACTCCATCAATATTTTTCTTTTTCGCATAATCCTGCAGCTCTTTAGCCGCACTGCGAAATTCGGCACTCTGTTGCGCAAAAACCGGACCTTCCACGACTTGCCACTGAGTCGCGTTACTCATATCAATCAGCTTTTGCGCGCCTTTCTGGATCTGTTGGAAGTCCTCTGTCATCATGCCTTCCAGAACCTGTTTGGAACTATCCAGTTTGGCCTGCATGAATTGAGACACTTTTTCCTGCGCAGGAATTTTCTTCTGATTTTTCGCAGCTACGGGAGCCAACTCAGTGGCGTTGGCGGGAGAAAGAGTTGAGTGGCGATCTCCACTGCTGGTGACCAGAACTCCACAGACGAGAATAAACAGGGTATTGCGCATAGC is a window from the Gimesia benthica genome containing:
- a CDS encoding glutamine synthetase family protein — translated: MQRDLLEKQLREYNVELVRAIYVGPDGIARGKAFLPGSIDDVLAHGLGLTQAQASVTVFDHLPPESQFQPVGEVRICPDINTFQVLPYLPGHARMISNLNTIQGDPWELCPRHLLQTFLDRLSERGLVLRAAFENEFTIYRNVNGIWEPLDQTNCFSSAAMDMASPYILPILSALEQQGVQVEKYYPEAGHGQHEIPIRHQAGMLSADQQVIFKETVRGVALANDFRISFMPKASPDSAGNGCHIHFSLWDKESEQNLFYDPNAAFGLSELALQFTAGVLNHLPAVMAFTAPTTNSYSRFVERCWSSCYASWGPDNREATLRAASGFLGQESATVNVEFKPSDPTCNPYLALSALLSAGLDGIDRGASPGEPVMTDPALLSEAERESRGMTRYPSDLSVALSALEADSLFQRHFGESRIQDYLTMKRAEIEMINSLEHAAEQTAYLFRF
- a CDS encoding glycoside hydrolase family protein, which gives rise to MKILCLCAVLLLPAWSVVFAEEPVREIGSRRELFVDRFLVGELIDTELKLHTPQLMPAVDPPRPHGHYATVLKADDQFQFYYRGDTQPGNHWKKGWEQYHDGEVTLYAESKDGIHWTLPDLGIYPDHPTFPAGNVVLMNEFLVNHNFTPFIDTRPGVPETEKYKALGGLAYQPNQHLEVRKRRGPGGLKAFVSPDGIHWKPLQADPVIPEAWGKYFDSQNYAFWSESEHAYVCYFRRFIKGYRGIARTTSQDFIHWTPFQEMHANLPNEHLYTACTQPYFRAPHIYFALPTRFMAKRGSATDILFMSARGAAPFDREFTQSFIRPGIGQDGWANRANYAAIGIHQTGPAEMSLFLTGGRRYTLRLDGVASVNAPLEGGTLITKLLTFTGNELEINYSTSAAGQIQVEIQDVEGNPLPGFTLADCEPIYGDHIARTVRWKDGTDVSSLSGKPVRLRFVMHDADLYALKFNPAR
- a CDS encoding FadR/GntR family transcriptional regulator, producing the protein MPDPTDLLNSDSWATSFPKSSEIAEQICLRIQREKLVPGSYLGTVEKLTEEFGVSRSVIREAVGNLRGLGVITGRPKVGLSVAEGDIQSVLRKVLVPQTTCEKGWREVAQLRVVIELGSIPMVIQNITDLQLDRLQEIVDEQHLLLENDQLSDGLLLKKFVEKDLLFHEALLQAANQELITQFHQVLMKYFQQGIDFFPLPTFQMVDEHQAVVDALRDRDCNIAIQSLTAHLKPIHSMLNTFEVSDTSPSDDSFE